The Glycine max cultivar Williams 82 chromosome 17, Glycine_max_v4.0, whole genome shotgun sequence genome contains the following window.
CAGAATCAAATAAAGACCAGAAGGGATTCTAACTCACTTCtcattatcttaaatttaaacaaaaaatgaaaattcaaagcAAAATATCAGCCTTGAATTAAAACTTAGAATGGGCAAATTATCAAAGATGGAAGAGAGATAATATAGACAAAGgtaaagtttagaaaaaataaaattcacagaCCCACCCAAACGTCCTTGCACAATTGATACAATAACACCATCTTCCAAACCTTAAAAAGTGGTGATCTAAAGGACATACATGCAAAGGAAACAAACTTCCAAGGGAAAGCATAACTTGCATTGACTGTTTAACTGGTATCCCATCCATCCATATATAAATCATACTTTGAATTACTTAGTACCACAATGAAATAACATATTAAGGAAAGTACTATAACCTCCAACTCTGTTTTCGCATGAAAATATGTAGATGTTGCAATAAACGTGCCTTTCAATTATGCCaatgaattaaattaacaaGCAAACACAAGGCACTCACTGTGCGCAAGTGATGtaaatttcctttaattttgagAGTCTCAACATCTCGATCCAGTTGCTGCTTCCAGGATGCTAGAAGAGCCTCATCCTATACCAGgaaatatattatgaatagCCTCATCCTATACAAGGAAATATATTATGAACACAGTATAAGGAGAGGAAAATCCACGACAAATATTCCCCTGTATATACCTGTGGCATgtgaattgtaattttatttgggAAAAGCTTAGTCAAAGTTCTATTTTGTTTTGGGGCTTCCTTCCCCCTGTCATGCAATCGTCCAAAACTATCCTGAAAAGATTGAAGAGAGATAACGTTTATTTCACTCAGATAGcttgaaagaaataatattagGTTGAATGTAAGAAGCATAATACGTGAACAAAAATATGTCAGCAATTCCTGTTTCTCAGTTTCAAATAGAAGtaataaaagtgaaaaggagATTTAGTCATTACTGGGAAAGCCAAGTCGAGAAGGGCAGTCTGATTGCTaccaaattttgtaaaaagCAAACCACCAGGATGTGACTGCAGggaaaaatagttatatatcattaaaataacCACTTATGGAGAAATTTAGACCAGTGATGGGAAGgaaattcaatcaatcaaatatATGGAACATTCAGATTGTATCTTATAGAGCTACAACATAAATCATTCACAGCTAATGCAGAGAAAAAGGATACAGAAAGCCCACAACTACTAAAGAACAGTTCTTTGGAGACtgattaatttattctttcaaCAAAAGTTCATGCAAATAACCCAAATGATATCATACAAAGATTTCCAGGGTATCTTGCAATAGACTGTTGATATTCAAAGCTTCTACTGACTTTATATGCATGGTAACAAAAAGTAATCTATAGTTGTCAATTGCACCAAAAAGCAGTGCTATAACAGGATCACACAGCCGAGTGGCTCCTGGGTGCTACAGAACTTGAATAGCAGCACAGTTTAGAACAGCAGCCATGATAATGCTAGAAATAACAGTATTTTGAAGCTGGAACCAGCACAACACTTTACTGGGAGATATTTACAAACTATAAAAGCAGAGATCTAATCGAAAATAACATATAGGGTCCTATAAACTACAgattaatttaaccaaaaaaacaaTACCTTTTCCTTGCGACTGtcattttgtgtgtgtgaaccTATTACAACCACATTGTCTGGAAGATTTTCAAGCTTACTTTTAAATGAATGTGAATCTCCATTTCCTACAATAGACTTCTCAGCATCTTTCATGAACAAAATGAATGGTGCACTTCTACTCTCACTAAAAACAACCTGGAAAAAATACCCGAATATAGATCTAATCGTAAGATTGAAGCCAAAATGATTGTAGAGCATTCTTAGACTACAGGGTAGGGTAAATGGCACCTCAAACAATGAATGAATAAGTAATTTGTCCAGTTCTTCTACAGCACTGCTTTCCAAACGAAGATCGGTGACTGGAAACAGAAAAATAGTAAGATACAAGACTATAAAATATATagatcaaaatataataatatagcatatctaaaaatataaaatctgtATCAGAGAAGTAATGCATTACCATTGCAGAAAAATCCTTGACCTCCCTCACAGGCACCACCAAGATCAACTCCATCAGGTATGGGTTTATCAAATCTCACACCAATTTTAGACAAGGGATTATCATCAAATAGTAAGACAACCTTCCCCCGACTTCCATTAGACGGTCCCCTATATATGAAATcactaatcaaaattataataaaaaaatagaaacactaACACTTGAGCATAGTTATCAACCCAGACAGCAATGCAGAGCGGCTGGCCCCAAAAATGCTGTAGTGTGACAATATATAGGATGGCCACTATACCGAAGAAATCGTTATATTTTTACCAAGTTAATCTGGTTCAAGACTTGAAGAAGAATATATTATCACTACATGGTTTACCCCTAACAGGGAGTTTCCTCTTTCAAAACACAAGCAACAATCTGATACCTTAAATTCCTCCTTCAGGTCAGTCACACCGCATATATAAAACACTATGACTGTCACACCATAGAACATAACTGCCTAATACAGAATTAATGCAAAAATTACTGCTCAATTAACATAAACATAATTTCCTAAGAGAACTTGGCCAATCAACTATACAGGTATAAgtgttcaaaaataaaattatccaaaaataaaggcatatttataattcataattgAAAAGTCAGTCTTAAAAAACAGAATTTTGAGAGATTGAGCAGTGGCACAAAGGGTGAATAAAAAAGGTGAGACCTACAATCTGCAACAGAAGTGTGAACAGAAGACAGATTAGAGATGGTATCATTGAGATCAAGTAGCAGGGGACACGAGTCTGGAGACCAGAGGGTGCCAGAGAAAGCCAGAAGTGGCAGGAGAATGAGATACCACAGGAAATCAGAGGGTTAGAGCTCAAAAGTTGGACTTGGAAAAGATGAACAAAGGCATGCCTCAAACCTGAATAATGGTTGGCAATGAACAAAGGAAGGCTTTTGATTTTCTGAATATGTCGgggaaatgacaaaaatatgaGAATTAGGGTTGGAAAAATCAGACAAAAATGGGGGGCAAAATGGGGCTTTACCTTCTACGATGTAATAAGGATGGGAATAGAAGCGATTTTGGCTGTGAATCACAACACGACAGGCACAATATAAAACCACTGAGTGTAGTGGCCTCAAGCCACATTGCTACAATGCACTGAGACAGCTACTATGCTAATACAACAATGTGCAATTGATAACTATGATTTGGAGTAGTGAAAACGAAGAAATGTCAGAGAGCAATGGAAATTAGGGATGGAAGTTACATTAAATGGTTCAGAAAACAACTGAGAATATGGAGGagtgaaatagaaaagaatagTTGACTTACATTTTGATCTATACAGAGAGAAActgaagtgaaaaaaaaataaaataatgaagttGCATAAGAAAAATTGGCATATTGTCAACATACAATATTGTTTATCTCCACTTTCTTGTTCCTCATTTCATTTGTATGAGGTCCAAACAGGATAAGACAAAGTTAATTTCTAATACCTTATTTTCATCATACCAATTTTATTTCCCCTCATTTCTTTCCCATCAGAGGTCATGGGTTCAGATCCTGAAAGCAGCCATTTCACTTTCAGGGGTAAGGCTATGTACATCTACCCTCCCCAAATCCCCTTATGTGGTGCCTCATGCACCGAGTTGCCCAATTTTTTGCTTCTTTCCCACCACATTTTCGCCCAAACATGGGTTTAAGTTGCAACATAGAATGTGAAgaataggagagagagagagagagagtgtgtgtgtgtgttatacACAGAAAGAATATGTGAAATAGGCAGTTATCAGCTTGAAGCACCATCCCTAACTTAACAACCAAAGGATTGATAGTACTAGTTCCAATTTTTTACCCTAGTGCAACCACCATAAAGTTATTCTCCTCTCTCCATTCTTGCCCAAATCTCCTAACAGTGGTATAATcatttcattttcaactaaATAGAAATTGCCATGTCATAATCATGAGGATCAGGGTAATGTGCAGTTATGCTTCAATTTTGACATATAAAGGTCCATTCATTACACTACTTGTCTTGCATAAAAAGTTGGACCCGCATAGGTAAGTATTCATGATGATGATAACTTGGGCTCTATAGTTCATCTGACATGCAAAATAAAGTACAAAACAAGTGCATCCAtgagaaaaacaaacaattcAGAAAAGCTTTTACAAATCCATACCTTGGAGATGTCTGATATACGCCACAAGAAGATGAACAGCTAAATTTCACCCTATCACCTGCATgattatatatagaaaatacaaACAGCTTAAGCTGAAAGTACAAAGCACATTCTCTGACACAATATGATGgtgcaaatatttataatttaaaaattaagattcaTAATATCAAATAGAAATAAGTTTCAAGATTTACAATATCTAGAATTCtagatatatcatatatgtcatctgtaacaaaatgaaatgcaaAGATTGGAGCAAATGAAATTGATATATGACAAAAGCtttttttagttcataaaatttaaaaatgcttTTTCTAGTCCCTGAATTTTGACAAATTGCTTTTTTAGTCCCTGACATAATAAATTGACACATTATGGCGGTTTTTAGCACTTTGTGGCAGTTTTTTAACACTTTGTGACAGTTTTAAAATGCAAATTCAAGtggctaaaaaaataaaaaataaaaataatttatggcaGCTTAAAACAGCCACAAGGTATCAATTTATTATGCCAAAGACTAAAATGAGCAATTTGTCgaaattcaggaacaaaaaaaaaacaattttaaattttagggactaaaaaaagcAACCCAAAATTCAGAGACTAAAACAGTAATTAAGCCTTGCTTATAACGAGTTTTGATGCCAAAGAcaaatttttatacttattttaaaagctATTGAAATCAGTTTGGCAAGAAAAtggattaattttttcaaattaaatcataataacGGTTCATTTTGAATCTGCATTTTAAAATTGTCACAAAGTGCTAAAAAAAACCATCACAAAGTGCTAAAAATCGACATAAAGTGTCAATTTATTAtgtcaaggactaaaaaaacaatttgtcaAAATTCAGACACTAAAACAGTAACTAAGCCTAATATCAAATAGAAATAAGTTTCAAGATCTGCAATATCTAGAATTCTAGATATATGTCATCTgtaacaaaatgaaatgaaaagattGGAGCAAATGAAATTGATATATGACAAAAGCACCCAtctcatttccttttttattattaaaatttgctTAAGAGTTAAATACTGACTCAACCTCAGCatggtatttatttatttcacaaATTCTAATGACTGTGTCCTGGTGGCTGAAAAAAAATGACTTCTATTGAGCACACGAGTTATATACAACCATGCTTTATGTAAAACCAAAGCAAAGAGGAAGAAATCTAGAAGAGTACACACCTAATTTGAATGAGCAACTTTTAGCTGTCCCAGAGGTGGATGGCATGTTATCAGTTTCCAACTTAGGTTGAGACTCAAAGCCATATGATGTAGGTGCATTTGAAGGGCTAGGTGTCTCTATTTCGCTAGCTAATGGGTCCATGATCCTGGCCATGTCTTCTGTAGGACTTAGTTTAGTGCAGCCGAAGGATTTCTCAGCATTAAGTCCATCTTTGAGTAGCTCAGCTTCCTTGGAAGATAAACCCTATCATAACACAGCAAATAAAGATTCTTGTCAGAGTTTTctgcaaaaaatacttcaagaaCTCAGTCCATAAAGGAAGTCTTATCTTACACCCAAAAGCAAATGACTATCAAATATGAGCAACTTAGCTCCAAAGTATTTTGCAAGTGCTTTTACCAACATCTCCTGATATATTTCAGACCCTGCAACCAGCAAAAATTGGCAATTAAGGGAACAAATAATTACAGAAAAAGACAGAAAGTAGCAATATGATACTCACACACCTGCAGGTCCAGAGAGAAGAATACGAGGGTTTATGGTTGTAAGATCTGCAGTAAACTTTTCATGTTCTTTATGCCTGAGGTGCATAAAGCAAGCAGCCACCAGGACATTTTTTGTATTCTCACTACAAAAAGACATGAAtacaaacataaataaagaacaaattaaaaatcCATTAAATAAAAGAGTATCAAGAATAACTTCATGCACAACACCTGCAAGACTCAATCAAGTCACACAGACAAAGAATAATCTTAATAtctcatttaaattaaaatagtaataataataataatcacagGAATCTCAgcgaataatttaaattaaatgtcaaATATTATGTCCTAGGTTCCTAACATAGTAAATACATAGACATTCCAAGAAAGCAACATGAAAAGTGAAAGCTAATAACAAATTTGAATCCATTATTTATTAAAGCAGCACCAATGACCAAACACATGGGAtagattcaataattaaaaagaaaggtTGCCAGAAGAAATGCATTTTTAGGGACTTCTATGCAACATCACAGTAGatataaaagagaataaaagtaataaagtaTACCTTAAATAGTAAGGAAAGTTGTCAAAAGAAGCATCTATTTCTTTTCCATCCAGTATTGCAGCATGAACATCTGCTTTAAACACTGCACAGCGCACAGATGTACCCAAAGTCGATGCAGCCTGCATATCCAGCGTCCCATTTCTTTCTTCCAACACCTGCTTACAGATACTTCTGCTCAATTTCAGTTTACAACTAGGTTGAGCTAAGATCCTGAAGAAAGGCCTTAGGAAATCATTCACCCCAGAGATTTTTACATTGCCTGCCTCTGCACCAGCATCTGGATTGCAATCCATTGTTGAATTCTTGTCACTTGTTCGAACCTCTGCTGCTTTATCACTCCGCACATTTGGAGTTGATTCTGAGCCATCAAGCTCAGTTTCTGTACAATCATGATGAACAGAACGACTAGAGACATCGGTGCCCTGGTGAGGTTTACTGGAGGTCTGAGATGGAGATTTCCATCTTGTAAGGTCCTGTCTGTTGGAAAGAGAAGCCAAAATAGAGGCCCCATCCACAGCTGAAGGGTCTCCGCTTCTCCTTTCAAGCGGCAGAAATTTCCCAATACCACTTTGAACTTCTGCACCCCTAACTGCAACCTCAGTATTTAGTTGCTGGAAAATCTAAGTTGAaagttaattaagaaaaataacgcacataaatatatgtttaaaataaaacaccttgagaaaaatgaaaCTACTGATAATTGACAAATTCTATAACTGATACTTCTcatttaagaaacaaaaatacattCCACTGAACAAATGAAAAGGATACATAAGAATGATTTCCAAGCACACCAAAAACCACTTCATCACCCGAGTTAAGTACACAGCTGGTATTCTTCTTGACATGTGTCCCATTTACTAGAACAGATCCTTTGCTACCCATACTTTCTAGCACAGCTACAGCACTTCCGTCACCCTGATCATTTCCAGAAACAACAGTAATCAAACTGCACATACATATACTACCGTATTCACCTCAAATAACTAAAAGTAAAAGACCAGAAAAAGCCATCCAAGCACACAATTCCAGGAAAATAGTTATAAGGATTACTGTATACGAAAAACTTTGCATAGTAGAAACCAGGAAAAATGATCCACTACCAAGTGCATACTTTTGATCATAAAAAAAGAGCCTAACCACACAGAGAGTCTAATCAATGATCCAAAGCTTCATGAAGTAAACTTATATAGTCTTAAAATGTACCTGCGTATGTTTGATCTTGCATAAATTTCCACTTATAGTTTGATCATTCAGTGGAAAGTTGCAACTTCTATTAGAACCAATCGTGAAAATGGGTGTGCAAACAGCAACATTAGGATTCTGCAGCAGTAACACAAATTCCATGTTAAAAAGTTGTGGTACTGAACAAAAACACCACGTGCTTCACGTGGAGTCAACACTCAAAAGTGTGAACAGTGACTACTACAATCGCCACTTTTCTGATTCACTTCACTCGAACGAACACGAATTTACCTGTGCAGACTGCGACAAGAACCTGCACCACGGCGCACCTTCGATATTCGGATTCTGTTTCTGATAATTAATCCACGAAGAGAACGACGGACCTTCAGAGTAAAACGACGCagaagttagaaaaaaaaatgtttgaatcaAATTAACAGCATAAGTGGCAATTCCGAAACTAAAaagtagaaacaaaaaaaatagacaaatttgaaaagagagaaaaaaaaaatcagagtgCTTACATGCGGCATCAGCAATCGGTGCCGTGACAGGCACAGCCGGCGTAGCGTCACCCTTGCCAGAGCTCACTCCATCGGCGGCACCGGCTCCGGCGATCTGAGCGTCGCCGGAGCCACATTCTCCGGGATCAGGCACGGGCTCCGGGGAAGATAAATCCTTGGAATTCTCCGCCGGCGTCGGCACCGATTTCTCCGACGAACCGCCATTGTCGACCTGAAAAAATCGGAACAAATCGAAACACGTTAATCGCAGAGAGAGACGCTAAGTTACGGCTCCGACGCTGGAAATCTCCGAAACCGAAGCGTTCAGAACAAAGTGAAtcgaaaatgaaaaggaaaagggaaagggaagtaggagaagaagaagaaccttTTGGCGCTTCGGCGAAGGAGATTTATCTTCCGAGGAGGAAGATCTTTTGGCAGAGAGAGATCCACTGCGTCTCGTCGAAACCATGCTTCGTTTGTTCTTCTCTCTTCCtctgcttcttcctcttctcctcTGTTTTCAAGGAGAGGGATATCAATGATTTTTTACGTTTTCTCTCTTACATGATAGTTAATAATATACCTTGtaataactttttcattttattattattattattattattcgcTTTTTATAACATTGTGCCTGCCATGCGATACACTGTTTGGatgaatattgaaaaaaatgattttataaatttgattctTGGTTTATGCTTGGATGTTTTTAGgtttcattatatattttattctcaaattttttatttttgatgaattttactCTAACAAACTAGTT
Protein-coding sequences here:
- the LOC100816731 gene encoding uncharacterized protein, with the translated sequence MVSTRRSGSLSAKRSSSSEDKSPSPKRQKVDNGGSSEKSVPTPAENSKDLSSPEPVPDPGECGSGDAQIAGAGAADGVSSGKGDATPAVPVTAPIADAACPSFSSWINYQKQNPNIEGAPWCRFLSQSAQNPNVAVCTPIFTIGSNRSCNFPLNDQTISGNLCKIKHTQGDGSAVAVLESMGSKGSVLVNGTHVKKNTSCVLNSGDEVVFGVLGNHSYIFQQLNTEVAVRGAEVQSGIGKFLPLERRSGDPSAVDGASILASLSNRQDLTRWKSPSQTSSKPHQGTDVSSRSVHHDCTETELDGSESTPNVRSDKAAEVRTSDKNSTMDCNPDAGAEAGNVKISGVNDFLRPFFRILAQPSCKLKLSRSICKQVLEERNGTLDMQAASTLGTSVRCAVFKADVHAAILDGKEIDASFDNFPYYLSENTKNVLVAACFMHLRHKEHEKFTADLTTINPRILLSGPAGSEIYQEMLVKALAKYFGAKLLIFDSHLLLGGLSSKEAELLKDGLNAEKSFGCTKLSPTEDMARIMDPLASEIETPSPSNAPTSYGFESQPKLETDNMPSTSGTAKSCSFKLGDRVKFSCSSSCGVYQTSPRGPSNGSRGKVVLLFDDNPLSKIGVRFDKPIPDGVDLGGACEGGQGFFCNVTDLRLESSAVEELDKLLIHSLFEVVFSESRSAPFILFMKDAEKSIVGNGDSHSFKSKLENLPDNVVVIGSHTQNDSRKEKSHPGGLLFTKFGSNQTALLDLAFPDSFGRLHDRGKEAPKQNRTLTKLFPNKITIHMPQDEALLASWKQQLDRDVETLKIKGNLHHLRTVLGRCGMECEGLETLCIKDQTLTNENAEKIIGWALSHHLMQNSEAKPDSKLVLSCESILYGIGILQSIQNESKSLKKSLKDVVTENEFEKRLLADVIPPSDIDVTFDDIGALEKVKDTLKELVMLPLQRPELFCKGQLTKPCKGILLFGPPGTGKTMLAKAIATEAGANFINISMSSITSKWFGEGEKYVKAVFSLASKISPSVIFVDEVDSMLGRRENPGEHEAMRKMKNEFMVNWDGLRTKETERVLVLAATNRPFDLDEAVIRRMPRRLMVNLPDAPNRAKILKVILAKEELSPDVDLDAVASMTDGYSGSDLKNLCVTAAHRPIKEILEKEKKERAAALAEGQPAPALCSSGDVRSLNMEDFKYAHQQVCASVSSESVNMTELLQWNELYGEGGSRVKKALSYFM